One genomic segment of Bradyrhizobium prioriisuperbiae includes these proteins:
- a CDS encoding GNAT family N-acetyltransferase, producing MKIRVDNLQSSEVTALLRAHLEHCRRWSPAESAHALELSYLRSPEVTLWTAWDGASLLGCGALKELDRSHGEIKSMHTAAEHRRRGVAAALLTHMIAEARSRSYQCVCLETGSMDMFASARALYARFGFLNCGPFGDYILDPNSVFMRLNLSSEHGMVDR from the coding sequence GTGAAGATCCGCGTTGACAACCTGCAAAGCTCCGAAGTGACTGCGCTTCTTCGGGCGCACCTCGAGCATTGCAGAAGGTGGTCGCCCGCTGAAAGCGCTCATGCGCTGGAGTTGAGTTATCTGCGATCACCGGAGGTTACGCTCTGGACGGCATGGGATGGGGCAAGTCTACTGGGGTGCGGCGCTCTCAAGGAGCTCGACCGATCTCATGGTGAGATAAAGTCAATGCACACGGCTGCGGAGCATCGCCGTCGTGGAGTGGCGGCTGCCTTGCTGACGCACATGATTGCTGAAGCGCGGTCCCGTTCCTATCAATGTGTCTGCCTGGAAACGGGTTCGATGGATATGTTCGCGTCCGCTCGCGCGCTTTATGCTCGCTTCGGATTCCTCAACTGCGGACCATTCGGTGACTATATTCTCGATCCGAATAGCGTCTTCATGAGGCTCAACCTCTCGAGCGAGCACGGGATGGTCGACAGGTAA
- a CDS encoding NAD(P)-dependent oxidoreductase, translating to MIGLGAMGLPMTKRLLQAGIAVTGFDVADRRCAALVDAGGHAADSVANAADGADVAIVMVTNVAQAHAVVASMAGRLAPEGLVILGATVSPHDARALAKLLPRHLFLDAPVSGGVAGAEGGRLAIMASGSNQALAKATPVLQHLGRIYYVGSEVGQGSLVKAVNQLLCGVHIVAAAEAFAFARSAGVDPDMLMEVIGAGAAQSSMFTTRAPRMRDNDFTTKSAMKLFTKDLAIVLNAARDAGVPAFLAATALQVFQAAVVRGLAEADDSAVVQVYEQLA from the coding sequence ATGATCGGACTTGGCGCGATGGGCCTTCCAATGACGAAGAGGCTGCTACAAGCAGGTATTGCCGTGACCGGCTTTGATGTTGCAGATCGCCGATGTGCCGCGCTCGTGGACGCTGGCGGTCATGCTGCCGATTCTGTTGCTAACGCCGCCGACGGCGCCGACGTTGCGATCGTCATGGTAACCAACGTGGCCCAAGCCCATGCTGTCGTCGCCTCAATGGCCGGTCGGCTCGCGCCGGAAGGACTCGTGATTCTTGGTGCTACAGTCTCGCCACACGATGCGCGTGCGCTGGCGAAGCTTTTACCCCGCCATCTCTTCTTGGATGCGCCAGTGAGCGGCGGCGTCGCGGGAGCGGAAGGTGGTCGCCTCGCCATTATGGCTTCCGGCAGCAATCAAGCCCTGGCCAAGGCCACACCGGTTTTACAGCACCTCGGGCGGATCTATTATGTCGGGTCAGAGGTCGGACAAGGAAGTCTAGTTAAGGCCGTGAACCAGTTGCTGTGCGGCGTACATATCGTCGCCGCGGCCGAGGCGTTTGCGTTCGCCAGATCCGCCGGGGTCGATCCCGATATGCTGATGGAAGTGATCGGCGCGGGAGCCGCTCAGTCATCTATGTTTACCACCCGCGCGCCACGCATGCGCGACAACGACTTTACCACCAAAAGCGCAATGAAATTGTTCACAAAAGATCTTGCGATCGTTTTGAATGCTGCGCGTGACGCCGGCGTTCCCGCCTTCCTGGCTGCCACGGCATTGCAGGTATTCCAGGCAGCCGTCGTGCGCGGACTTGCAGAAGCCGATGATTCCGCGGTTGTACAAGTCTACGAGCAGCTCGCTTGA
- a CDS encoding fumarylacetoacetate hydrolase family protein, with the protein MKLVRFGKSGFERPGVLMGDGSIRDVSNLVPDFDPVSFQSGALEKLRSADLSTLPVVDPTVRLGAPVARPGKLIGVGLNYADHAAEAGHEIPPEPIFFLKATSAINGPHDPIVLPRNSRKADWEIELAFVVGKTARYVEVANALEHVAGYTLLNDVSEREMQLERGSQWTKGKSCDTFAPLGPWLVTPEDIADPQAIDLQLAVNNIPRQTGSTRTMVWSVAELVSFLSTIFTLHPGDVVGTGTPPGVGNGMKPPVYLKAGDVLTVKGAGLGEQRSAVWDETNS; encoded by the coding sequence ATGAAGCTCGTTCGCTTTGGAAAGTCCGGGTTCGAGCGCCCGGGTGTGCTGATGGGTGATGGGTCGATCCGCGACGTGTCGAATCTCGTTCCCGACTTTGACCCGGTAAGTTTCCAGTCCGGTGCCTTGGAGAAGCTGCGGTCGGCCGATCTTTCGACTCTCCCCGTCGTCGATCCGACTGTGCGCCTGGGGGCGCCGGTCGCCAGGCCCGGCAAGCTGATCGGCGTCGGCCTCAACTATGCAGATCATGCCGCAGAAGCCGGGCACGAGATTCCGCCCGAGCCGATCTTCTTTCTCAAAGCCACGAGCGCAATCAACGGGCCCCATGATCCGATCGTGCTGCCGCGCAACTCGCGGAAGGCCGATTGGGAGATCGAGCTGGCATTCGTTGTCGGAAAGACGGCGCGCTACGTCGAGGTGGCCAATGCGCTCGAACACGTGGCCGGCTACACGCTGCTGAACGATGTCTCTGAACGCGAAATGCAGCTCGAACGCGGCTCGCAATGGACCAAGGGGAAGAGCTGCGACACGTTCGCGCCGCTCGGACCCTGGCTGGTCACGCCGGAGGACATCGCCGACCCGCAGGCGATCGACTTGCAACTGGCTGTCAACAACATACCTCGTCAGACCGGCTCCACACGGACCATGGTCTGGAGCGTGGCAGAGCTCGTCTCGTTCTTGAGCACCATCTTCACCCTGCATCCCGGAGACGTCGTCGGTACGGGAACGCCCCCTGGAGTTGGAAACGGTATGAAGCCGCCGGTTTATCTGAAGGCCGGCGATGTCCTGACCGTCAAAGGTGCCGGCTTGGGTGAACAACGCTCCGCAGTTTGGGACGAGACGAACTCTTGA
- a CDS encoding transporter substrate-binding domain-containing protein, with protein MNRFHRSGMAIVAVCTLLSFAISAALAQTPDDIAKKGKLVVGMLVDAPPFGTTDKNLEPDGFDADLAKRLAKFLGVAIEIVPLTPPTRIPALTSGRIDILVASFAVTPERARQVWFTNPYNALDMVLLAPKSRPIRSASDLAGLKIGTTRGSLHEALITKLAPQTSQIIRFDDDATAYQALLAKQVDTLGIAGALAAEVMKANPAADLETKILLQRTPVSMAIRRGETELLRWLNSTIFAMKNNGELDELHRKWLDSPSPDLPSF; from the coding sequence ATGAACCGCTTTCATCGATCTGGAATGGCAATTGTTGCCGTATGCACGCTGCTCAGCTTCGCGATTTCGGCCGCTTTGGCGCAAACTCCGGACGATATTGCGAAGAAGGGAAAGCTTGTCGTCGGAATGCTGGTTGATGCGCCACCTTTTGGCACCACCGATAAAAACCTTGAGCCGGATGGCTTTGACGCCGATCTCGCGAAGAGACTTGCCAAGTTTCTCGGCGTCGCCATTGAAATCGTTCCCCTGACGCCGCCCACGCGAATCCCGGCCCTCACCAGCGGGCGCATTGACATTCTTGTCGCAAGTTTTGCCGTCACACCCGAGCGGGCGAGGCAGGTGTGGTTCACCAATCCCTACAACGCGCTCGATATGGTCCTGCTCGCGCCGAAGAGCCGACCGATCCGGTCGGCATCCGATCTGGCGGGATTGAAGATTGGGACAACGCGCGGCAGCCTTCATGAGGCATTGATCACCAAGCTGGCGCCGCAGACATCCCAAATCATTCGCTTTGACGACGATGCGACTGCCTATCAGGCGCTGCTGGCGAAACAGGTTGATACCCTCGGCATCGCTGGAGCACTTGCGGCAGAAGTCATGAAAGCCAATCCGGCCGCAGATCTGGAAACCAAGATTCTGCTTCAGCGCACGCCCGTCAGCATGGCCATTCGGCGTGGCGAAACCGAATTGCTGCGTTGGCTCAACAGCACCATTTTCGCCATGAAGAACAACGGTGAGCTGGACGAACTGCATCGCAAATGGCTCGACAGCCCATCGCCCGACCTGCCGAGTTTCTGA
- a CDS encoding TRAP transporter substrate-binding protein, giving the protein MKRSRRKFMLGAVATAVAAHGPTSSAAEMTFKFGNSLPAGHPVNQGLAKASERIAALTNGIVKIRIFPNNQLGSDTDMLSQVRSGALEMLSTSGISLAAFVPVAAIGATGFAFSGYERIWPAMDGALGAYVRDEIAKVGVTPMRRMWDNGIKHITTRGRPVHEPKDLEGLKLRVVVSPITTSLFQSLGAAPLAINFGEVYSALQTGIADGQDNPLATIEISKFYEVQKYLAITAHNWDGFWLIANRRFWDRLPSDVRAIVGDELDKSALEQRQALQSIAVSLEATLSDRGMIVTRPERAAFENKLRHSDYYSGWRDRFGATAWRILESAAGVDL; this is encoded by the coding sequence ATGAAGCGTTCCCGTCGAAAGTTCATGCTTGGTGCGGTTGCCACCGCCGTCGCAGCTCACGGTCCTACGTCGAGCGCCGCAGAGATGACATTCAAGTTCGGCAACAGCCTGCCGGCGGGGCATCCAGTGAACCAGGGTCTTGCGAAGGCATCGGAACGCATTGCCGCCCTCACCAATGGAATCGTCAAGATACGCATATTTCCCAACAATCAGTTGGGGTCGGACACCGACATGCTCAGCCAGGTGCGTTCCGGCGCGTTAGAAATGCTGAGTACGTCGGGTATCTCGCTTGCGGCGTTCGTCCCGGTCGCCGCGATCGGGGCCACCGGCTTTGCTTTCAGCGGCTATGAGCGCATTTGGCCGGCGATGGATGGCGCGCTGGGCGCATACGTTCGCGACGAAATCGCCAAGGTCGGGGTCACACCCATGCGGCGCATGTGGGACAACGGAATCAAGCACATTACGACCCGCGGCCGCCCGGTGCATGAGCCCAAGGATCTCGAAGGCCTCAAGTTGCGCGTTGTCGTTTCACCGATCACGACGTCACTATTCCAGTCGCTCGGCGCGGCACCGCTGGCGATCAACTTCGGAGAGGTCTACTCGGCGCTCCAAACCGGGATTGCAGACGGCCAAGACAATCCGCTGGCAACGATCGAGATTTCGAAATTCTATGAAGTACAGAAATACCTCGCCATCACGGCGCACAACTGGGACGGTTTCTGGCTGATTGCCAATCGCCGTTTCTGGGACCGGTTGCCGAGCGACGTGCGAGCCATCGTCGGCGACGAGCTCGATAAGTCGGCACTGGAGCAGCGCCAGGCGCTGCAGTCCATTGCCGTCTCGCTCGAGGCAACGCTGTCGGATCGCGGGATGATCGTGACAAGGCCGGAGAGAGCGGCGTTCGAAAACAAGCTGCGTCACTCGGACTATTACTCTGGTTGGAGGGACCGCTTTGGAGCAACGGCATGGCGCATTCTTGAGAGCGCCGCCGGCGTCGATCTGTAG
- a CDS encoding TRAP transporter large permease subunit, with product MSTTAGKVVAPGTLYEGGIRRTADVVDRALSRLLSSVCSAILLVEIVVLLAGVAFRYLLHQPLIWSDELASTLFLWLAMLGSVLAMQRSGHMRMGAIVSRTSGTVREILEAMTLTLALVFSGVMVLPSLEYVVDEAVLTTTALQISGAWRIAALPAGFALFSLATVLRMILTCRRGNLLKAAAIAAAVVTCLSFSAPVLDWLGDWRLAFYFGVLALGLVLGGAHIAVAFTLSSFAYLSISTDVPLTVVASQMGEGMTPIILLSVPLFIFLGLLMRSTGLAGTLVDLLVKLIGHWRGGLSYVLLAAMYLVSGISGSKAADMAAVAPSLVPGMRSRGTRPADIISLLAASGAMSETIPPSLVLIALGSVTGISIAALFTAGLLPALILAGSLCMIVWLKHRRDVRMEPAGGRTLPLVVAALPCLVLPFLIRFAVVEGIATATEVSTLGILYTLVAALLLSYRPRWREIEDLLAETAALSGSILIIFGAATAMSWALTQSGFSEGLAATMHGLPGGAVSFMTASLILFIALGSILEGIPALILFAPLLLPVAKDLGIHEVQYGIFIVLAMGLGLFSPPFGVGYYYACAIAGIDPDEGLGTVWMYMAAMLVGTVLIALVPWLSIAFL from the coding sequence ATGAGTACAACAGCGGGCAAGGTGGTCGCCCCGGGGACGCTCTATGAAGGCGGCATCCGCCGGACAGCCGACGTCGTCGACCGCGCTCTTTCCCGCCTGTTGAGCTCCGTCTGCTCGGCTATCCTGCTCGTGGAAATTGTGGTTCTGCTGGCCGGCGTGGCTTTTCGATATCTCTTGCATCAGCCGCTAATCTGGTCCGACGAGCTCGCATCAACGCTGTTCCTGTGGCTTGCGATGCTGGGCAGTGTGCTCGCAATGCAGCGCAGTGGCCATATGCGAATGGGCGCTATTGTGTCTCGGACGTCCGGCACCGTCAGAGAGATCCTGGAAGCCATGACTCTAACACTGGCGTTGGTATTTTCCGGTGTCATGGTTCTGCCGTCGCTCGAATACGTTGTTGATGAAGCTGTTTTGACGACAACGGCGCTGCAGATATCCGGCGCGTGGAGAATTGCGGCGTTGCCGGCCGGCTTTGCTCTGTTCAGTCTGGCCACGGTCCTGCGGATGATATTGACCTGCCGGCGCGGCAACCTGTTGAAGGCAGCAGCGATTGCCGCGGCAGTGGTCACCTGCCTGTCGTTCTCGGCGCCCGTGCTTGACTGGCTCGGAGACTGGCGTCTTGCCTTTTATTTTGGCGTTCTCGCCCTCGGCCTCGTGCTGGGTGGTGCGCATATCGCGGTTGCGTTCACGCTCTCCAGTTTCGCATATTTGTCGATCTCCACCGATGTGCCCCTGACTGTCGTGGCCAGTCAGATGGGCGAGGGAATGACGCCGATCATCCTGTTGTCGGTGCCGTTGTTCATCTTTCTCGGCCTGTTGATGCGCAGCACCGGGCTTGCCGGTACGTTGGTGGATCTGCTCGTCAAGCTGATCGGCCATTGGCGCGGCGGCCTTTCCTATGTTCTTCTGGCGGCAATGTACCTGGTCTCGGGAATCTCCGGCTCCAAGGCCGCGGACATGGCGGCTGTCGCTCCCTCGCTCGTCCCCGGCATGCGCAGCCGCGGGACACGACCGGCCGACATTATCAGCCTGCTCGCCGCTTCCGGAGCGATGTCGGAGACGATACCGCCGAGTCTGGTTTTGATCGCGCTCGGATCCGTGACGGGTATTTCGATTGCTGCCCTGTTTACCGCCGGGCTTCTCCCTGCGCTCATTCTCGCTGGCAGCCTTTGTATGATCGTCTGGCTCAAGCATCGGCGTGACGTGCGAATGGAACCGGCAGGCGGCCGGACACTCCCACTCGTGGTGGCTGCCCTGCCCTGTTTGGTCCTGCCATTCCTGATCCGCTTCGCCGTTGTCGAAGGGATTGCGACGGCGACCGAGGTCTCTACGCTCGGCATTCTCTACACACTGGTCGCGGCGCTATTACTGAGCTACCGGCCGCGATGGCGGGAGATCGAGGATCTTCTGGCTGAGACCGCCGCGTTATCCGGCTCCATCTTGATCATCTTCGGTGCGGCAACGGCGATGTCCTGGGCTTTGACGCAATCCGGCTTCTCCGAAGGTCTCGCCGCGACGATGCACGGACTACCCGGAGGCGCGGTCAGCTTCATGACAGCATCCCTGATCCTGTTCATTGCCCTTGGCAGCATACTCGAAGGCATACCGGCGCTGATTCTGTTTGCCCCGCTACTCTTGCCGGTTGCGAAGGATCTCGGGATTCACGAGGTCCAGTATGGGATCTTCATCGTTCTAGCCATGGGGCTCGGGTTGTTCTCGCCGCCGTTCGGCGTCGGCTACTACTATGCCTGCGCCATCGCCGGTATCGATCCAGATGAGGGACTTGGAACGGTGTGGATGTACATGGCGGCCATGCTGGTCGGCACCGTTCTGATCGCGCTGGTTCCGTGGCTGTCGATCGCGTTTCTTTGA
- a CDS encoding RidA family protein, protein MSLIERRLAELSIKLPRAPRPHPHPTHGRPVGNYVAGVVAGEILYLSGATGTVPGADDSDVQEIQGKLGAELSIEDGYASARTMAINHIAMMKAVLGDLDRVVRILKMVGYVNAAPGFIQAPLVLNGASDLLVAAFGPEIGSHARAALYQPDLSMNAPVEAELTVQVRP, encoded by the coding sequence ATGTCCCTCATCGAACGCCGACTGGCCGAACTGTCGATCAAGCTGCCGCGAGCACCGCGACCGCATCCCCACCCAACGCACGGACGTCCCGTGGGAAATTATGTCGCGGGGGTCGTCGCGGGCGAGATTCTCTACCTTTCTGGTGCGACGGGAACCGTCCCCGGTGCCGATGATTCGGACGTCCAGGAGATCCAGGGCAAGCTCGGCGCGGAGTTGTCGATCGAGGACGGCTATGCGTCGGCGCGGACGATGGCCATCAACCACATCGCCATGATGAAGGCCGTGCTCGGGGACCTCGACCGCGTTGTCCGAATTCTAAAGATGGTCGGCTACGTCAACGCGGCGCCGGGATTCATCCAGGCGCCGCTGGTCTTGAATGGCGCCTCCGATCTCCTCGTGGCCGCCTTCGGCCCCGAGATCGGGTCCCATGCGCGGGCAGCGCTCTATCAGCCGGATCTTTCGATGAATGCGCCGGTCGAGGCTGAACTCACCGTTCAGGTTCGACCCTGA
- a CDS encoding transporter substrate-binding domain-containing protein, protein MRRLIQYFCIAVSLLSFADAALAQTNTLDAIRQRKKVIIGVLLDGPPFGMLDEKMEPTGYDVEVARKLAKDLGVDVEFVQTTVPNRVVYLQSSRVDLIMAAFSVTPERALSVAFSSPYGTLNHIIVGGTGVHAATIVDLVGKRVAVSRGSFQDMFLTKAAPSGTQIQRYDDDATAHAALASGQVDLAAMAEPTAREVISKSVGKPMEIKFRLSEAPFSIGVRKGDPELLQWLNTWIYYHRRVTGEFDILHRKFLGSGIPADLGYF, encoded by the coding sequence ATGAGACGACTCATTCAATACTTTTGTATTGCAGTCTCGCTGCTTTCGTTTGCCGATGCCGCACTTGCGCAAACAAATACGCTCGACGCCATTCGTCAGCGAAAGAAGGTCATCATTGGCGTTCTGCTTGATGGCCCGCCATTCGGCATGCTCGATGAGAAAATGGAGCCTACCGGATACGATGTCGAGGTGGCGCGGAAGCTGGCAAAGGACCTCGGGGTCGATGTCGAGTTCGTGCAGACCACCGTCCCGAACCGGGTTGTCTATCTGCAATCGAGCCGTGTGGACCTGATCATGGCAGCATTCTCGGTAACTCCCGAGCGGGCCTTGTCGGTTGCGTTTTCCTCGCCGTACGGAACGCTCAACCACATCATTGTCGGTGGAACAGGGGTGCACGCCGCCACCATTGTCGATCTCGTCGGAAAGCGCGTCGCCGTGTCCCGCGGCAGCTTCCAGGACATGTTCCTCACGAAAGCCGCCCCATCCGGCACGCAGATACAGCGCTACGACGACGACGCGACGGCCCACGCAGCCCTCGCGTCTGGACAGGTCGACCTGGCGGCGATGGCCGAACCAACTGCCAGAGAAGTCATTTCAAAGAGCGTCGGCAAGCCGATGGAGATCAAATTCCGCTTGAGCGAGGCGCCATTTTCGATCGGCGTCCGAAAAGGCGATCCGGAGCTTCTGCAATGGCTGAACACCTGGATCTACTATCATCGCCGTGTCACCGGCGAGTTCGACATCCTCCATCGGAAGTTCCTGGGATCCGGTATTCCTGCCGACCTCGGGTATTTCTGA
- a CDS encoding amino acid ABC transporter permease yields the protein MAVDYRFDWSVLPHHADALLRGALLTLQLTSTTIVLGFFLAVVCAGLRGSGPVWARTLVGIYVEVIRNTPFLIQLLIIFIGLPSAGIRLNANAAATLAMTLNFGAYGCEIVRSGIEAVPYGQIEAGRALGLGRLNIFRHIVFPQAIRACYPALASQFTIVMLGSSVASAIGADELSATANIVQSQTFRSFEIYLAVTGMYLVLALTMRLILRVIHKMFFERSNAIA from the coding sequence ATGGCTGTGGATTATCGCTTCGACTGGTCGGTGCTTCCGCATCACGCTGATGCATTGCTACGGGGCGCCTTGCTGACACTCCAGTTGACGTCAACGACGATCGTGCTCGGATTTTTCCTGGCGGTGGTCTGTGCAGGCCTGAGGGGGAGCGGTCCCGTTTGGGCGCGCACGCTTGTCGGAATTTATGTCGAGGTCATCCGCAACACGCCCTTTCTCATTCAACTCCTGATCATCTTCATCGGCCTTCCCAGCGCCGGCATCCGCCTCAATGCCAATGCCGCCGCCACGCTGGCGATGACCCTGAATTTCGGCGCCTACGGATGCGAGATCGTGCGCTCCGGCATCGAAGCCGTCCCCTATGGCCAGATCGAGGCAGGCCGCGCTCTCGGCCTCGGTCGTCTGAACATCTTTCGGCATATCGTTTTTCCGCAGGCGATCCGGGCCTGCTACCCCGCGCTCGCGAGCCAATTCACGATCGTCATGCTGGGCTCCAGCGTTGCCAGCGCCATCGGCGCGGATGAATTGAGCGCGACGGCAAACATCGTTCAATCCCAGACCTTTCGAAGCTTCGAGATCTATCTGGCGGTCACCGGCATGTACCTGGTCTTGGCCCTGACGATGCGGCTGATCCTTCGTGTCATCCACAAAATGTTCTTTGAGCGATCCAATGCAATCGCTTGA
- a CDS encoding amino acid ABC transporter permease, protein MIRTFGWNEIWYLLLAARWTIALALMAFTGGIVGGLLIAILRTSPFRLLRWLAVGFIQLVQATPLLMQLFIWYYGVNLFGLRVDAWTAVALGMTFYASAFFGEIWRGALQAIPKTQWEASAALSLNYLQQLRYVIAPQALRMSLPPTVGFLVQIVKSTSLAAIVGFTELTKAGQLINNVTFSPLSTFGMVALIYFLICWPLSMTARSLERKLDVLHGHTRRL, encoded by the coding sequence ATGATCCGCACGTTTGGCTGGAACGAAATCTGGTATCTGTTGCTGGCAGCTCGCTGGACGATTGCCCTGGCGCTCATGGCGTTCACCGGAGGCATTGTCGGCGGCTTGCTAATCGCGATCCTTCGAACGTCCCCGTTTCGCCTGCTGCGATGGCTGGCTGTGGGGTTCATTCAGCTCGTGCAAGCCACGCCGCTGCTGATGCAATTGTTCATATGGTACTACGGCGTCAATCTATTCGGCCTTCGGGTCGACGCCTGGACGGCCGTCGCACTCGGAATGACGTTTTATGCGAGTGCGTTCTTTGGAGAGATCTGGCGGGGCGCACTGCAGGCCATTCCCAAGACACAGTGGGAAGCTTCTGCGGCCCTTTCCTTGAATTACCTGCAGCAACTCCGTTACGTGATCGCGCCTCAAGCCTTGCGCATGTCTCTTCCGCCCACCGTCGGCTTCCTGGTACAGATCGTCAAGAGCACCTCTCTCGCAGCCATCGTTGGCTTTACCGAACTCACCAAGGCCGGGCAACTCATCAACAACGTGACGTTCAGTCCGCTAAGCACCTTTGGGATGGTGGCGCTAATCTACTTTTTGATTTGCTGGCCTCTTTCGATGACAGCTCGCTCCTTGGAGAGAAAACTAGATGTCCTACATGGCCATACGCGACGTCTCTAA
- a CDS encoding amino acid ABC transporter ATP-binding protein, whose amino-acid sequence MSYMAIRDVSKYYATTKVLDGVSLDIEPGEVVALIGRSGSGKSTLLRCVNGLESIDDGDIKINGRSVRDGAAAIRGIRREVGMVFQSFNLFPHLTVGENVMLAPTILKLRTRPEAREIAKEVLARVGLADKFAAYPATLSGGQQQRVAIARCLAMSPKALLLDEITSALDPELVGEVVQVLEQLASQGMTMLLVTHEMGFARHAASRMLFMNKGRIWESGAPEVLLREPKTDEMRQFVSSMRH is encoded by the coding sequence ATGTCCTACATGGCCATACGCGACGTCTCTAAATACTATGCCACCACGAAAGTTCTCGACGGCGTATCCCTGGACATCGAGCCGGGAGAGGTCGTTGCGCTTATCGGGCGTAGTGGCTCGGGGAAGAGCACCCTACTTCGCTGCGTGAACGGATTGGAGTCGATTGACGACGGCGACATCAAGATCAACGGACGTTCCGTGCGAGACGGGGCCGCGGCGATCCGAGGCATTCGTCGCGAGGTCGGCATGGTCTTCCAGAGCTTCAATCTGTTTCCACACCTCACGGTCGGCGAGAATGTGATGCTTGCTCCGACCATTCTGAAACTTCGGACTCGGCCGGAAGCGCGGGAAATCGCCAAGGAGGTGCTGGCGCGCGTCGGGCTCGCGGATAAGTTTGCGGCCTATCCGGCAACCCTGTCGGGCGGCCAGCAGCAGCGCGTCGCCATTGCCCGCTGCCTCGCCATGTCTCCAAAGGCGCTGCTGCTCGACGAAATCACCTCAGCGCTCGATCCCGAACTCGTGGGAGAAGTGGTGCAGGTGCTTGAACAGCTCGCCAGTCAGGGAATGACGATGCTGCTGGTGACCCATGAAATGGGCTTTGCCCGCCACGCCGCCAGCCGGATGTTGTTCATGAACAAGGGCCGGATCTGGGAGAGCGGTGCGCCGGAAGTGCTGTTGCGGGAGCCGAAGACGGACGAAATGCGACAGTTCGTGAGCAGTATGCGTCACTGA
- a CDS encoding FadR/GntR family transcriptional regulator, whose protein sequence is MTTVQRIRTMIETGQYPLHSQLPSERELSELLGVGRATIRRALTMLEDEGRVWRHVGQGTFVGGQPGSVVSNLKTLSARTSPSEIFELRLLLEPGIARMAAMRASSTNINYLNFCIRKADEAKDWETYELWDNTFHRTIAECTKSVLLITIVDMIGQLRRLAPWGRLRDATFCQANYKQGRSFHKSLVGAITTRDLAGAEKIMRKHIETARSKMMNAGERIKFEEKKVTLLQNEND, encoded by the coding sequence ATGACCACCGTCCAGCGCATCCGGACGATGATCGAAACGGGGCAGTATCCGCTTCACAGCCAGCTACCGTCGGAACGAGAGCTGTCGGAGCTTCTCGGGGTCGGGCGTGCCACGATCCGGCGTGCCCTGACGATGCTGGAAGATGAGGGTCGCGTCTGGCGTCATGTTGGTCAAGGGACCTTTGTCGGCGGCCAGCCTGGATCGGTCGTCTCCAATCTCAAGACGCTCAGCGCTCGCACGAGCCCGTCCGAGATTTTTGAATTGAGGCTTCTTCTCGAACCAGGCATCGCGCGGATGGCTGCGATGCGCGCAAGCAGCACGAATATCAACTATCTCAATTTCTGCATCAGGAAAGCGGATGAAGCCAAGGACTGGGAGACCTACGAGCTCTGGGACAACACATTCCATCGCACCATCGCGGAATGCACCAAAAGCGTCCTGCTCATCACCATTGTCGACATGATCGGGCAACTCCGGCGTCTGGCTCCTTGGGGACGACTGCGGGACGCGACGTTTTGCCAAGCCAACTACAAGCAGGGTCGAAGCTTCCACAAATCGCTCGTCGGCGCGATTACGACACGCGATTTGGCGGGAGCAGAAAAGATCATGAGAAAGCATATCGAGACGGCCCGCAGCAAAATGATGAATGCAGGAGAACGAATTAAATTCGAGGAGAAGAAAGTTACCCTGCTTCAAAACGAAAATGACTAG